Proteins found in one Dermacentor silvarum isolate Dsil-2018 chromosome 8, BIME_Dsil_1.4, whole genome shotgun sequence genomic segment:
- the LOC119461668 gene encoding uncharacterized protein LOC119461668, translating to MWALTPSVFSNIHWDQSSLRYLGVPLDNFRNSGPHWTSAITTIRRKMTTWQGRDFSIFARAKACNIFLASKLLYVLQVLHCSRIHVQAFHRIFACCIWQSSWEAMRRDNLFLPLEKGGLSLVHLFVRQLVMRLLYLKNVRHPFLLAVNRTRLASHLPFLFVTTNSAQELPLWGFLKELVDTISFLKARFTLEYLFSVDRTSLNIALVNNLLPAPMYRKPYLSLFGQDVLCRVRRMCITPAAKTFFFKLHTSTLPVKTWLHEKGLYVPWNTNCRPCSQPETIEHCFILCRDAFYFWDILQRTIKKEFPLTPYGIRFLPFKKTISNAPYDLFMLLGLYSLWRSRMIDRHAEPPRSTRSVFREEAAQVRSVVATFDPVPEWISYLDACVCLPDF from the coding sequence ATGTGGGCTCTAACTCCCTCTGTGTTCTCGAATATTCATTGGGATCAGTCTTCGCTGCGTTATCTTGGTGTGCCTCTCGATAACTTCCGTAATAGTGGACCTCATTGGACATCCGCGATAACCACAATCCGTCGAAAGATGACAACCTGGCAGGGACGCGACTTCTCCATTTTCGCAAGAGCTAAGGCGTGCAATATATTCCTTGCTTCTAAGCTTCTTTATGTTCTGCAGGTATTGCACTGCTCTCGCATCCATGTTCAGGCATTCCACAGAATATTTGCATGTTGTATTTGGCAGTCATCATGGGAAGCCATGAGAAGGGATAATCTTTTCCTTCCACTTGAGAAGGGAGGTctcagtcttgtgcatttgtttgtgagacaattggtcatgcgattactttaccttaaaaatgtccgtcatcctttcctccttgcagttaacagaacacgtcttgcttcacacctcccttttctttttgtcacgaccaactctgctcaagaactgccgttatggggcttcctaaaagaactcgtggatactatctcatttttaaaagccagattcacgttagaatatttatttagcgttgatcgaacatcgctaaatatagcacttgtaaataaccttttacctgcacctatgtatcgaaagccatatctgtctctatttggtcaagatgttctttgccgtgttcgtcgaatgtgtataacgccagcagcgaaaacatttttctttaagctgcacacttccactctgccagttaaaacatggcttcatgagaaAGGATTATATGTACCGTGGAATACAAATTGTAGACCGTGCAGCCAACCTGAAacaatagaacattgctttattctttgtcgtgatgcattttatttttgggacattttacaaagaactatcaaaaaagaatttcctctaacaccttatggtatccggttccttcctttcaaaaagacaatcagtaatgcaccatatgatttgtttatgttattaggactgtattcattatggagaagccgaatgatcgacagacatgccgagccaccccgctcgacaaggtctgtctttcgagaagaggctgctcaagtgcggagtgttgttgcaacctttgaccccgttcctgaatggatttcgtatctggacgcttgtgtttgtttacccgatttttga